A window of Acidimicrobiales bacterium contains these coding sequences:
- the soxR gene encoding redox-sensitive transcriptional activator SoxR yields MSTLTIGELSERSGVPTSALRFYESKGLLSSTRSEGNQRRYRRDELRRVAFILAAQRVGLGLSEISTALATLPGGRTPTQKDWERLAKGWRPMLEARIRSLEELRDRLNSCIGCGCLSLTTCALQNPDDEAAAQGEGPRYLLGDLPAAQPKPGSAGKRRRDARKSSSRG; encoded by the coding sequence ATGTCGACGCTCACCATCGGCGAGCTCTCCGAACGCAGCGGTGTCCCCACCAGCGCCCTCCGCTTCTACGAGTCGAAGGGGCTCCTCTCCTCCACGCGCAGCGAGGGCAACCAGCGCCGATACCGGCGCGACGAGCTCCGCCGAGTCGCGTTCATCCTCGCCGCCCAACGGGTCGGACTCGGACTCAGCGAGATCAGCACCGCCCTCGCCACCCTCCCCGGCGGCCGCACCCCCACCCAGAAGGACTGGGAGCGCCTCGCCAAGGGATGGCGACCAATGCTCGAAGCCCGAATCCGCTCACTCGAGGAGCTCAGGGACCGGCTCAACTCCTGCATCGGCTGCGGATGCCTCAGCCTCACGACCTGCGCACTGCAGAACCCAGACGACGAAGCAGCCGCCCAGGGCGAAGGGCCGCGCTACCTCCTCGGCGACCTCCCAGCAGCCCAGCCGAAGCCGGGAAGTGCCGGAAAGAGGCGCCGCGACGCCCGCAAGTCGTCCTCTCGCGGTTGA
- a CDS encoding phosphotransferase, which produces MGWRTPESRQASASHKPHDVPVMTGEVEAALRGLGVRATAVAVLKDEPFANSSWLVESAERGRIVLRRYHDRATTADITYEHAVLRHVASKGWVVPAPIGDPLELQGRIYSLNRFVPGGPAHATDREAQDRRGRDLARLHIDLRGLAERLGQRPGWRAQHHNTTVHIDIDWNRCLAAFTDIDDRLAEWAALAAADAQATLADLNAHELPELVVQELHTLRWPLDELEEACMQPIYSAFRVDMVAWLLDHGHRTGDYDLEAIGRHLARTATPAP; this is translated from the coding sequence ATGGGGTGGCGCACGCCTGAAAGCCGACAGGCGAGTGCGTCTCACAAGCCGCATGATGTTCCGGTGATGACAGGCGAGGTCGAAGCAGCTCTTCGCGGTCTCGGGGTGCGCGCGACGGCGGTGGCCGTGCTGAAGGACGAGCCGTTCGCCAACTCGAGCTGGCTCGTCGAGTCAGCTGAGCGGGGACGGATCGTGCTGCGCCGCTACCACGACCGGGCAACCACAGCGGACATCACCTACGAGCACGCCGTTCTGCGGCACGTCGCCTCGAAGGGCTGGGTCGTGCCAGCACCGATCGGCGACCCCCTCGAACTGCAGGGGCGGATCTACAGCTTGAACCGCTTCGTGCCCGGCGGACCAGCCCACGCAACCGACCGCGAGGCCCAGGATCGCCGGGGCCGGGACCTCGCCCGGCTCCACATCGACCTGCGCGGACTAGCCGAACGCCTCGGACAGCGACCCGGATGGCGAGCACAACACCACAACACAACCGTGCACATCGACATCGACTGGAACCGCTGCCTGGCAGCCTTCACCGATATCGATGACCGGTTGGCGGAATGGGCGGCGCTCGCCGCAGCAGACGCGCAGGCCACCCTCGCGGACCTCAACGCCCATGAGCTTCCCGAGCTGGTCGTGCAAGAGCTCCACACCCTCAGATGGCCCCTCGATGAGCTCGAGGAAGCATGCATGCAACCCATCTACAGCGCGTTCCGTGTCGACATGGTCGCCTGGCTACTCGACCACGGCCACCGCACCGGCGACTACGACCTCGAAGCAATCGGACGTCACCTCGCCCGAACCGCAACCCCCGCCCCCTAG